From one Amphiura filiformis chromosome 13, Afil_fr2py, whole genome shotgun sequence genomic stretch:
- the LOC140167632 gene encoding hyalin-like, which translates to MGDDFENPVFTNIPVNIVVGTDTGLPAATVIWNPPSASDNSNSTVIVTSSQNPGDSFLIGSSIVTYTATDKFANTETAQFDITVMDTENPIINDIPNDITQSADPGVTTSAVTWLPPTAMDNSGQHYLTSSHLPGDLFSIGDTKVAYTANDDAGNSIIADFIVSIKDTEAPVLVGIPDDIYANTTTGQWAAAVTWLEPNATDNAGSPTVTSTHTPGDVFIIGETMVNYTASDVAGNIAREFFLVIIIELDTDPTS; encoded by the exons ATGGGTGATG ATTTTGAGAATCCCGTATTTACCAACATACCAGTAAATATAGTAGTGGGTACGGACACGGGCTTACCAGCGGCCACTGTTATTTGGAATCCACCATCTGCTTCTGATAATTCCAATTCTACCGTCATCGTAACATCGAGCCAAAATCCAGGAGATTCCTTTTTAATTGGGAGCTCCATTGTAACTTATACTGCTACTGACAAGTTTGCCAATACGGAAACCGCACAATTTGATATCACTGTGATGG ATACTGAAAATCCTATCATAAATGACATTCCCAACGACATAACTCAGAGTGCTGACCCCGGCGTAACGACATCAGCTGTTACCTGGTTGCCACCAACTGCAATGGACAATTCTGGTCAACATTATCTAACATCTAGTCATTTACCTGGAGACTTGTTTTCAATTGGTGACACAAAGGTAGCATACACAGCAAATGATGACGCAGGCAATTCGATCATAGCAGATTTTATTGTATcaattaaag ATACAGAGGCTCCCGTATTAGTTGGTATTCCTGATGACATTTATGCAAATACTACTACGGGGCAGTGGGCAGCTGCTGTAACGTGGTTGGAACCAAACGCTACAGACAATGCAGGGTCCCCAACCGTGACGTCTACTCATACTCCTGGAGATGTGTTCATCATTGGTGAAACGATGGTAAACTATACGGCATCTGACGTTGCGGGAAATATAGCTAGAGAATTTTTCCTTGTTATCATAATAG AACTTGACACTGATCCCACGTCATGA